From Providencia sp. R33, a single genomic window includes:
- a CDS encoding fimbria/pilus outer membrane usher protein, with amino-acid sequence MYFKKKNIGYIISLIICGGYSNAETFNVNALNLSVDDNIDLSYFEKNSLSEGLYESDIILNDKKIIRGEKIKFVSNNGIIEPCITAELIKRFPLNEETKEKLISSQEDNCINLLSFDENVTIDFNDSEQVLVISIPQKYMELSNSSWVSPEMRDYGIAGLILDYTISDNHLVRKNEETRNQLYAFGNVGANLAQWRLRASYQYENKLVGKEEGGGKKRSLDWEQVYAFRDIASLSAKLFAGEIFVKSDLFDSVRFKGVSVFTDESMMPPNLRGYAPQITGIAASNATVTLSQNGRIISQVKVPAGPFVIKDLSQSVMGTIDVTVAEDNGKETKFQFTTTNIPFLTRKGQVRYTMNLGQLSPKNGSFANDNFMTVESSVGVFNNTSVFGGLVATSGNKYQAVNVGIGQNIGFLGAFSVDITQSYADTLLGREKGKSYRINYAKDLPSIDGQLTLTGYRFADRTFNSLSNFVEQNFADKQGSDINKDKHVFSLSYAQQLRVINASANITASRRTYWNGKQSNYFSLGINKYFDEGMMKGGNISLSLNQVRGSNDKTDNQIYLSVSKPLGSENQNASMSYFASYSDNNKRYMNNVNYSRYVNKDTNYNITASTQDGLSEGIVSSYISHSGDIGQVQVTGSLSDSMNSFSMAMSGSVTATQHGITAHRLTYRDQSRLVVDVPNAKGVVIENGNATTNNRGLATISNVPTYYNMEYKVDVNNLPDTVNIDDNVLESTLTDGAIGYVKMDADIGKSLITRIKLTNGQYPPLGSVVKNNVTGKVSGIIAESGIVYLTGLNMGDQLSVNWGDAQACTFLADSLLAKSSNSITCRH; translated from the coding sequence ATGTATTTTAAGAAAAAAAATATAGGTTATATTATTTCACTCATTATATGTGGTGGATATTCTAACGCTGAAACTTTTAATGTGAATGCGCTTAATTTGTCTGTAGACGATAATATTGACTTAAGCTACTTTGAAAAAAATAGTTTAAGTGAAGGTTTGTATGAATCAGATATTATATTAAATGATAAAAAAATTATTCGTGGAGAAAAAATTAAGTTTGTTAGCAATAATGGAATTATTGAACCATGTATTACAGCGGAGTTAATAAAACGTTTTCCTTTAAATGAAGAAACCAAAGAAAAGCTAATATCATCTCAAGAAGATAATTGCATCAACTTATTATCATTCGATGAAAATGTGACCATCGACTTTAATGATAGCGAACAGGTCCTTGTTATTTCTATTCCACAAAAATACATGGAATTAAGTAACTCTTCGTGGGTTAGCCCTGAGATGCGTGATTACGGTATTGCTGGTCTCATTTTAGATTACACGATTAGCGATAATCATTTAGTTCGCAAAAATGAAGAAACACGTAACCAGTTATATGCATTCGGTAACGTGGGGGCAAATTTGGCTCAATGGCGTTTACGAGCAAGCTATCAATATGAAAATAAATTAGTAGGAAAAGAAGAGGGTGGCGGTAAAAAACGCAGTTTAGATTGGGAGCAAGTTTATGCTTTTAGAGATATTGCGAGTTTATCCGCGAAGCTATTTGCTGGGGAGATTTTTGTTAAATCGGACTTGTTTGATAGTGTGCGTTTCAAAGGCGTGAGCGTTTTTACCGATGAAAGCATGATGCCACCTAATCTCAGAGGTTATGCACCTCAAATTACAGGGATTGCTGCCTCAAATGCAACCGTCACATTATCACAAAATGGCCGTATTATCAGCCAAGTCAAAGTTCCAGCGGGTCCTTTTGTCATAAAAGACTTAAGTCAATCAGTTATGGGAACCATTGACGTCACAGTGGCAGAAGATAATGGTAAAGAAACGAAGTTTCAGTTTACGACAACTAATATCCCATTTTTGACTCGTAAGGGCCAAGTTCGCTACACCATGAATTTGGGCCAGTTATCCCCGAAAAATGGGAGCTTTGCCAACGATAATTTTATGACTGTGGAAAGCTCTGTTGGGGTATTCAATAACACCTCAGTCTTTGGTGGGTTAGTGGCGACGTCAGGGAATAAATATCAAGCAGTTAACGTTGGTATTGGTCAAAATATCGGTTTTTTAGGCGCTTTTTCTGTGGATATTACCCAATCTTATGCGGACACTTTATTGGGCCGTGAAAAAGGAAAAAGCTACCGCATTAACTATGCAAAAGATTTACCAAGTATTGATGGGCAGTTGACATTAACAGGGTATCGCTTTGCAGACAGAACCTTTAATTCATTATCCAATTTTGTTGAGCAAAATTTTGCAGACAAACAGGGATCTGATATCAATAAAGATAAACATGTATTTTCATTATCTTATGCTCAGCAATTACGTGTTATCAATGCAAGTGCGAATATCACGGCATCACGTAGGACATACTGGAATGGCAAACAAAGTAACTATTTTAGTTTAGGAATTAATAAGTACTTTGATGAAGGAATGATGAAAGGCGGTAATATTTCATTGTCCTTGAACCAAGTTCGTGGATCAAATGATAAAACAGATAACCAGATTTATTTGTCTGTAAGTAAACCATTAGGCTCTGAAAACCAAAATGCGTCAATGTCTTACTTCGCATCTTATAGTGACAATAATAAGCGCTATATGAACAACGTAAACTATAGCCGATATGTCAATAAAGATACGAATTATAATATTACAGCATCGACACAAGATGGATTATCAGAAGGGATAGTTAGCTCTTATATTTCGCACAGTGGTGATATAGGGCAAGTTCAAGTGACAGGATCGTTATCAGACTCTATGAATTCATTCAGTATGGCAATGAGTGGTTCAGTTACTGCGACACAGCATGGTATTACAGCTCACCGCTTAACGTATCGCGACCAATCTCGTTTGGTGGTTGATGTACCGAATGCAAAAGGTGTTGTTATTGAAAACGGTAATGCAACAACGAATAATCGTGGGTTAGCGACCATCAGTAATGTACCAACCTACTATAATATGGAATATAAGGTTGATGTGAATAACCTTCCAGATACCGTTAATATTGATGATAACGTTTTAGAGTCTACACTCACAGATGGTGCAATAGGCTACGTTAAAATGGATGCTGATATTGGCAAGTCATTAATAACAAGAATTAAACTAACTAATGGTCAATACCCGCCATTAGGTTCAGTGGTGAAAAATAACGTAACGGGTAAAGTTTCAGGCATTATTGCTGAATCTGGCATCGTGTACTTAACTGGGTTGAACATGGGCGATCAACTTAGCGTCAACTGGGGGGATGCACAAGCGTGTACATTCCTGGCTGACAGTCTTCTTGCCAAAAGCAGCAATTCAATTACTTGTCGTCACTAA
- a CDS encoding fimbrial protein: protein MNKTLIALCLALTTTSISAMAADAGSGKITFKGTVNSGACTIAPSDVNKEVQLGSISAANLSTVGNKGPLNTFELKLQDCQLDSGTAGSPYSKVKIEFNGQPDTTKPTLWSNAGSAGNVAVAFFDNEGKVIKPGDVLTQTLKASETTIILSAQAESTGAATSGSINSVANYVLSYE from the coding sequence ATGAATAAAACATTGATTGCATTATGCTTAGCATTAACGACAACTTCTATTTCTGCAATGGCTGCGGATGCAGGTTCAGGTAAAATTACATTTAAAGGAACAGTAAATAGCGGCGCTTGTACGATTGCTCCTTCTGATGTTAATAAAGAAGTTCAGTTAGGAAGTATTTCAGCAGCTAATTTATCAACTGTAGGTAATAAAGGCCCATTAAATACTTTCGAATTAAAATTACAAGATTGCCAATTAGACTCAGGTACTGCGGGTTCTCCATACTCTAAAGTGAAAATTGAATTTAATGGTCAGCCAGATACAACTAAACCTACATTATGGTCGAACGCCGGTAGCGCAGGTAACGTTGCAGTAGCGTTCTTTGATAATGAAGGAAAAGTAATTAAACCAGGTGATGTTTTAACTCAAACACTGAAAGCATCTGAAACAACAATTATTTTATCTGCACAAGCAGAATCAACAGGTGCAGCGACTTCAGGTAGCATCAACTCTGTCGCAAACTATGTATTAAGCTACGAGTAA
- a CDS encoding DUF2628 domain-containing protein, which translates to MEQKQYSNKWQKRFDFFDTHGAPDTAEFKAALKAESFSGRLLINMNFFAFFFGIIYFLILGLWKKGLVLLGISIGLGLVLNIIDFMIGGTIPNGAYTGLSVGISVLWAMIANYAYYIKETKGLDGWNPFEGIRMV; encoded by the coding sequence ATGGAACAAAAACAATATTCTAATAAATGGCAAAAGCGCTTTGATTTCTTTGATACCCACGGAGCACCTGATACAGCTGAGTTTAAAGCCGCATTAAAAGCAGAGTCTTTCAGTGGACGACTTCTAATTAATATGAACTTTTTTGCCTTTTTCTTTGGCATTATTTATTTTTTAATTTTAGGCTTATGGAAAAAGGGTTTAGTCCTGCTAGGCATTTCCATTGGCTTAGGTCTGGTACTTAATATTATCGATTTTATGATTGGTGGCACCATTCCTAATGGAGCATATACTGGGCTATCTGTTGGTATTTCAGTACTTTGGGCTATGATTGCAAACTACGCTTATTATATAAAAGAAACCAAAGGGCTAGATGGCTGGAACCCATTTGAAGGGATCCGCATGGTGTAA
- a CDS encoding fimbrial protein, with protein sequence MFYFKKIVSVILFGFIFLSFNVSAAVSNCRVNSGPDYIQQDITFEITNSNSTIATGTLLASAASSFISFSCDFTGTVATPNHVYFKNAMPAEIKSLLINSGVTVTQRSAIGGGITATITNPSVPNIDLGYWSQPAVGVTTNIGIMYNFAVNKGANALKPFDTGNFMLGYHEDYQAKYLGVPVYAHIVGNLTLLCPTPAINLSVSHGGSIEFDTVSPKQMNAGDSISRPFHLMMAVPPDCATGLNVSVRFEPNNNTILGGKYLDMGNGLQTMLQSGSTEINYNQNYAIGEVLPQSSVNVPYTAILNKVPGSTISSGPFSKTIRVVVSY encoded by the coding sequence ATGTTCTATTTTAAAAAAATAGTGTCAGTTATTTTATTCGGTTTTATATTTCTCAGTTTTAATGTATCTGCAGCGGTATCAAATTGCCGAGTAAACTCAGGACCTGATTATATACAACAAGACATCACATTCGAAATTACGAATAGCAATTCGACAATAGCGACTGGCACATTATTAGCATCTGCAGCATCTTCTTTTATATCATTTTCATGTGATTTTACGGGAACGGTAGCTACACCTAATCATGTTTATTTTAAAAATGCCATGCCTGCAGAGATAAAGTCGCTTTTAATTAATAGCGGCGTAACTGTGACACAAAGAAGTGCAATTGGTGGCGGTATAACGGCGACAATTACCAATCCAAGTGTACCTAATATTGACTTAGGCTACTGGAGTCAGCCTGCCGTAGGCGTTACGACGAATATTGGGATAATGTATAACTTTGCGGTTAATAAGGGCGCGAATGCTTTAAAGCCATTTGATACGGGGAATTTTATGCTCGGATATCATGAAGATTACCAAGCAAAGTACCTTGGGGTGCCCGTTTATGCTCATATTGTCGGTAATTTAACACTACTTTGCCCAACCCCAGCGATTAATTTGTCCGTATCACACGGTGGTAGTATTGAGTTTGATACAGTTTCACCAAAGCAAATGAACGCAGGGGATTCAATTAGCCGACCTTTTCATTTAATGATGGCCGTTCCCCCTGATTGTGCAACAGGCTTAAATGTATCTGTTCGTTTTGAACCAAATAATAATACTATTTTGGGTGGTAAATATCTTGATATGGGAAATGGATTGCAAACGATGTTGCAAAGCGGTTCGACCGAAATAAATTACAACCAAAATTATGCGATTGGTGAAGTTTTACCGCAATCATCAGTTAATGTTCCTTATACGGCGATTTTAAATAAAGTCCCAGGGAGTACGATAAGTTCAGGGCCATTTTCAAAAACAATCCGGGTTGTTGTGTCTTACTAA
- a CDS encoding ATP-binding protein, translating into MTNSSSTAFSRITRTSGRTNSILTVALPLLFILIATLVWSAERIVQQETKRLEVDFSTLIGYILEQEKFLIALNQQNQDLSELVESRTFSINYQTPPKKWPLRLLEGKESIVAMPFTLGCNESLECSRVPSILFSLGAYLADFYSTFWGGSYYPAAAVFFINEHDHISISVPSVGTIMGNESISPELFHAVTDSIRINLPSIKKQLEDAQKNHEKDTVIWIRQSDSTNNLIGVIPAGFDTHLWKNAQLSPKDIYTVSLLSQVRISVFEKILNPTLTHQFWLTHNEFGQLLGDTKIPYDANEGLSYTKDGLVLKLASKNEEWDGYYRISYAAFFEDNMWLPISLITALFFSFFCGWGYHRWYQRKILQPAIKSQQIILDNEAFNQTLIATTPIGLCVIDRETQQLRFANELAQYWLKISDLSQPHNSNEYQELLKHVITKKKDVKTTQKSGDHVLYIVSTATNYQQRSVILCAFTDITIQAETEKQLDDAKRLAEEANRAKSSFLATMSHEIRTPLYGLIGTLELLSNTALSSQQINFINRMSTTSQLLMQLIGDILDISKIEANQIQIQNQPFDLLELLQQIVQLYQGLAQQKELALFTIIDPSIQSNRIGDTARLQQIIGNLLSNAIKFTQKGSIIVELKTSTNDNILIRVIDSGVGINLEQQKKLFEPFYQAHSEPHTYGGTGLGLFICSNLVKLMGGQISLQSKLGHGSSFLITLPLKLGKQETIWADLTNTYIWIQTVNPLLTQNLAQWFKKWGATVYLSQDSLPEDTSSIIAVGILIEQLSLPENWAGRTWFASENHFRLLELNQQLFLLKTNKHLTTSLICPIPRALTQIGRFPLKVLIAEDNPINQVVLQEQLERIGCHVFTASDGEEALVIWDNEVVDIILTDVNMPYRNGYELAKQLRLEGETCPIIGVTANGLKEEEERCLQAGMDAWIVKPIESETLVHLFNRFFPIYHSSFSEDEVIRAINPLHGSDKENVILQFSTDIQALNQAISNQDIEITKQLSHRLRGALITVEEHELADKLLKFEKSLNLETANSTGFDLSICYDLITWLNKLNQTDGESHSS; encoded by the coding sequence ATGACCAATTCCTCTTCAACGGCATTTTCGCGAATAACACGCACCTCTGGGCGCACTAATAGTATATTAACGGTAGCTCTTCCTCTCCTGTTTATTCTCATTGCAACTCTAGTTTGGAGTGCAGAACGAATTGTTCAACAAGAAACTAAGCGGCTCGAGGTAGATTTTAGTACACTTATTGGCTATATACTTGAACAAGAAAAATTTTTAATTGCACTAAACCAGCAAAATCAAGACTTATCAGAGTTAGTTGAAAGCCGAACTTTCTCAATAAATTACCAAACCCCCCCTAAAAAATGGCCTTTACGATTACTGGAAGGTAAAGAATCGATTGTTGCGATGCCATTCACCTTAGGTTGTAATGAAAGTTTAGAGTGCTCCCGAGTACCGAGCATACTCTTTTCACTTGGCGCATATTTAGCAGATTTTTATTCTACATTTTGGGGAGGATCATATTACCCTGCGGCTGCTGTATTCTTTATTAATGAACATGATCATATAAGTATCAGCGTTCCTTCCGTTGGCACAATTATGGGAAATGAATCAATATCCCCTGAATTATTTCATGCGGTCACTGACAGTATTCGTATCAACCTTCCCTCAATCAAAAAGCAGCTTGAAGATGCACAAAAAAATCATGAAAAAGATACTGTTATTTGGATAAGGCAATCCGATTCTACAAATAATCTTATCGGTGTGATCCCAGCTGGTTTCGATACACATTTGTGGAAAAATGCGCAATTATCACCTAAAGATATTTATACAGTCTCTTTACTAAGCCAAGTCAGAATTAGCGTTTTTGAAAAAATACTAAACCCAACACTGACACATCAATTTTGGTTAACTCATAATGAATTTGGCCAGCTATTAGGTGATACAAAAATACCATATGATGCTAATGAAGGACTTTCTTATACCAAAGATGGACTTGTACTTAAATTAGCCTCTAAAAACGAAGAATGGGATGGGTATTACAGAATTAGCTACGCGGCATTTTTTGAAGATAATATGTGGTTGCCCATTAGTCTTATAACAGCTCTTTTCTTTAGCTTTTTTTGTGGTTGGGGCTACCACCGTTGGTATCAACGAAAAATTCTACAACCCGCCATTAAGTCCCAACAAATCATTTTAGACAACGAAGCTTTTAATCAAACACTTATTGCCACTACGCCTATTGGCCTATGTGTTATTGATCGAGAAACTCAGCAACTGCGTTTCGCGAATGAACTTGCACAATATTGGCTTAAAATCTCCGACCTTTCCCAGCCTCATAACTCTAATGAATATCAAGAACTTCTCAAACATGTTATTACCAAGAAAAAAGATGTTAAAACAACACAAAAATCAGGAGATCACGTTCTATATATTGTGAGTACAGCAACAAATTATCAGCAACGTTCTGTCATTTTATGTGCATTTACGGATATAACGATACAAGCAGAAACTGAGAAGCAGTTAGATGATGCCAAACGGTTAGCAGAAGAGGCCAACCGAGCTAAATCGTCATTTTTAGCAACAATGAGCCATGAAATTCGAACACCACTTTATGGACTGATTGGTACGTTAGAATTACTTTCTAATACCGCATTATCTTCTCAGCAAATTAATTTTATTAATCGCATGTCCACTACATCACAATTATTAATGCAGTTAATCGGAGATATTCTAGATATCAGTAAAATCGAAGCTAACCAGATTCAAATTCAAAATCAACCATTCGACCTTTTAGAATTATTACAACAAATAGTTCAATTATATCAAGGCTTAGCACAACAAAAAGAGCTAGCCCTCTTTACGATTATAGACCCTAGCATTCAATCCAATAGAATTGGAGATACCGCAAGGCTACAGCAAATTATTGGGAATTTACTCAGTAATGCGATTAAATTTACGCAAAAAGGTAGCATTATTGTAGAACTTAAAACAAGCACTAATGACAATATATTAATTCGCGTTATTGACTCTGGTGTTGGTATTAATTTAGAGCAACAAAAAAAACTATTTGAACCATTTTACCAAGCACACTCAGAACCTCATACATACGGAGGTACAGGGCTAGGCTTATTTATTTGCTCAAATCTAGTCAAATTAATGGGTGGGCAAATAAGCTTGCAAAGTAAACTTGGACATGGGAGTTCTTTTCTTATAACTCTGCCTCTTAAGCTTGGAAAACAAGAAACTATTTGGGCTGATTTAACTAATACATATATTTGGATTCAAACCGTCAATCCGTTACTCACCCAAAATCTCGCTCAATGGTTCAAAAAATGGGGAGCTACAGTTTATTTATCACAAGATAGCTTACCTGAGGATACCTCATCTATTATCGCCGTTGGTATACTAATAGAGCAGCTTTCATTACCTGAAAATTGGGCTGGAAGAACATGGTTCGCCTCTGAAAACCATTTCAGATTACTCGAGCTCAACCAACAATTATTTTTATTAAAAACGAATAAGCATTTAACAACCTCATTAATATGTCCCATCCCCCGTGCTCTGACACAGATTGGCCGATTTCCATTAAAAGTATTAATTGCAGAAGATAACCCAATAAACCAAGTCGTTCTTCAAGAACAGCTTGAACGAATTGGTTGTCACGTTTTTACAGCCAGTGATGGTGAGGAAGCTTTAGTTATTTGGGATAATGAGGTTGTTGATATTATTCTTACAGACGTCAACATGCCATATCGCAACGGTTATGAACTCGCAAAACAGCTTCGTCTTGAAGGGGAAACCTGCCCAATCATCGGTGTAACTGCAAATGGCCTAAAAGAAGAGGAAGAACGTTGTCTACAAGCAGGAATGGATGCTTGGATTGTAAAACCAATAGAATCAGAAACTTTAGTTCATCTTTTTAATCGTTTTTTTCCTATCTACCATTCCTCTTTTTCTGAAGATGAAGTAATCAGAGCCATTAATCCACTTCATGGCTCTGATAAGGAAAATGTTATTTTACAATTTAGCACTGACATTCAAGCTTTAAACCAAGCGATAAGCAACCAAGATATCGAAATAACAAAGCAACTCTCACATCGACTACGTGGAGCATTAATTACGGTAGAAGAGCACGAGCTTGCTGATAAACTTTTAAAATTTGAAAAATCATTAAATTTAGAAACTGCAAATTCAACTGGGTTTGACCTGAGTATTTGCTATGATTTAATAACCTGGCTCAACAAACTTAATCAAACAGATGGTGAGTCACACAGTAGCTAA
- a CDS encoding fimbrial biogenesis chaperone yields the protein MKNLKLIMSALLLVSTYTHASISVDRTRVIYDEKSKGVSVVVENTDSKDPFLVQSWIEDEKGKKITDPLVALPVLQRIEPNQKKQIRISTANNSLNIPDDKESLFYFNVLGIPPKSQLENAVEIVIQSRFKLFYRPKGITKYADNNWQKELKIEKMGSTLKLVNPTAYHVVVININDNKSKVANFEEIIIKPNSNTNYFLSDKQKNASEIVVTYIDDYGSPKLLTYSCSNTSCVLNAEKE from the coding sequence ATGAAAAATTTAAAATTAATAATGAGCGCATTACTTTTAGTAAGCACATATACACATGCATCAATTTCAGTTGACCGAACACGCGTTATTTATGATGAAAAGAGTAAGGGCGTTAGTGTGGTTGTTGAAAATACAGATAGTAAAGATCCATTCTTAGTTCAGTCTTGGATTGAGGATGAAAAAGGTAAGAAAATTACGGATCCTTTAGTGGCATTACCTGTATTACAACGTATTGAGCCGAACCAAAAGAAACAAATTAGGATTAGTACAGCGAATAATAGTCTCAATATCCCTGACGATAAAGAATCATTATTTTATTTTAATGTGCTTGGTATTCCCCCTAAAAGCCAATTAGAGAATGCAGTTGAAATTGTCATTCAGTCCCGCTTTAAGTTGTTTTATCGTCCAAAGGGAATAACTAAGTATGCAGATAATAATTGGCAAAAAGAGCTTAAAATTGAAAAAATGGGAAGCACATTAAAGCTGGTAAACCCGACTGCTTATCATGTGGTTGTAATCAATATTAATGATAATAAAAGTAAGGTTGCTAATTTTGAAGAAATAATCATTAAACCGAATAGTAATACAAATTATTTTTTATCTGATAAACAAAAGAATGCATCTGAAATAGTTGTAACATATATTGATGATTATGGTTCCCCTAAATTATTAACCTATTCATGCAGTAATACATCATGTGTGCTTAATGCAGAAAAAGAATAA
- a CDS encoding helix-turn-helix domain-containing protein: protein MKKKTTTYYISQLVGKCLQEYRVELGISGNSIATKLGISQQQLSRYERGENALTVDVLFKFILILGINFPEFYHRLFYIISRHPKLSRYISNLDGFGWGLDDLKDYYQSTIV from the coding sequence ATGAAAAAGAAAACCACTACATATTACATCAGCCAATTAGTGGGGAAATGCTTGCAGGAATACAGAGTTGAACTAGGAATCAGTGGTAATAGCATTGCAACCAAGCTAGGTATCAGTCAACAGCAATTATCTCGTTATGAACGAGGCGAAAATGCTCTAACTGTCGATGTTTTATTTAAATTTATTCTTATTCTTGGCATTAACTTCCCAGAATTTTACCATCGGTTATTCTATATTATTAGCCGCCATCCAAAGTTATCCCGCTATATATCAAATTTAGATGGGTTTGGTTGGGGACTAGATGACTTAAAAGACTATTATCAGTCAACAATTGTTTAA
- a CDS encoding response regulator transcription factor produces MKKLSLVLVDDHPIVLSGLKDTLSQSSNLSVMGAFTQDSELFTFLKHNTVDVIVTDYMMPNNTLSSDGQNYIQFLRRKYPSIALVVLTMVSNPMLIQMLYDSGVSAVVSKEASLQDLMKAIKLAGQGQEYRRPVADLTTTLKSRNATTLDERVKTLSPRELEVLRLFVQGKPIVEIAKLLNRSDKTISLQKNAAMRKLGVDNNQALISYCVTHHLFD; encoded by the coding sequence ATGAAAAAGCTATCATTAGTTTTAGTTGATGATCATCCAATTGTTCTCTCTGGATTGAAAGATACTTTATCACAATCATCAAATTTATCTGTTATGGGGGCTTTTACCCAAGACTCGGAACTATTTACATTTTTAAAACACAATACTGTTGATGTTATTGTGACTGACTATATGATGCCCAATAATACACTATCAAGTGACGGCCAAAATTATATTCAGTTTTTACGTCGTAAGTATCCAAGCATCGCTTTAGTCGTTTTAACTATGGTTTCTAACCCCATGCTCATACAGATGTTGTATGACAGTGGTGTAAGTGCTGTAGTTTCAAAAGAGGCTTCTTTGCAGGATTTGATGAAAGCAATAAAGTTAGCGGGGCAGGGCCAAGAATACCGCAGACCGGTTGCTGATTTAACCACAACATTAAAAAGCCGTAATGCGACAACGCTTGATGAACGCGTAAAAACGCTATCACCTCGTGAGTTAGAGGTACTACGACTATTTGTACAAGGCAAGCCCATTGTTGAAATTGCTAAGCTATTAAATCGAAGTGATAAAACAATTAGCTTACAAAAAAATGCTGCGATGCGTAAATTAGGTGTTGATAATAATCAGGCTTTAATTAGCTACTGTGTGACTCACCATCTGTTTGATTAA